One Microbacterium sp. W4I20 DNA window includes the following coding sequences:
- a CDS encoding SIS domain-containing protein, which translates to MNITAMEIDSQPDTWRAALTLRDEAARVLGRPGERVLVIGCGTSAFVAESFALLREAAGLGETDAAYASEPRPWRPYDAVIAISRSGTTTEVIDALNALPSGVRKVVVTGVADSPCARLADEVLLLDFADEKSVVQTRFPTTVLFLARAAFGEDVSGLPDAAAEALAQPSTLPENIEHLVYLGRGWAYGLAQEAALKVREAAQAWSESYPMLDYRHGPLAVAHPGTLIWFLGSRDDELADDIAVTGATVVQGTADPLIELVLAQRLAVRTAEERGLDPDQPRHLTRSIVLS; encoded by the coding sequence ATGAACATCACCGCGATGGAGATCGACAGCCAGCCCGACACCTGGCGGGCCGCGCTGACGCTTCGAGACGAGGCGGCCCGTGTGCTCGGACGACCGGGAGAGCGGGTGCTGGTGATCGGATGCGGCACCTCCGCTTTCGTGGCCGAGTCGTTCGCGCTGCTGCGCGAGGCGGCGGGGCTGGGCGAGACCGACGCCGCGTACGCCTCCGAACCGCGCCCCTGGCGGCCGTACGACGCGGTCATCGCGATCAGCCGTTCCGGAACCACGACCGAGGTGATCGATGCACTGAACGCGCTGCCGTCGGGAGTGCGCAAGGTCGTGGTGACCGGCGTCGCGGACTCGCCGTGCGCCCGGCTCGCGGACGAGGTGCTGCTCCTCGACTTCGCCGACGAGAAGTCGGTGGTGCAGACCCGCTTCCCGACGACGGTCCTGTTCCTCGCCAGAGCCGCGTTCGGCGAGGACGTGTCGGGGCTGCCGGATGCCGCGGCTGAGGCCCTGGCCCAGCCGTCGACCCTCCCCGAGAACATCGAACACCTCGTGTACCTCGGTCGAGGGTGGGCCTACGGGCTCGCCCAGGAGGCAGCGTTGAAGGTGCGCGAGGCTGCGCAGGCGTGGTCCGAGTCGTACCCGATGCTCGACTACCGGCACGGCCCGCTCGCGGTCGCCCATCCCGGCACGCTCATCTGGTTCCTCGGCAGCCGCGACGACGAGCTCGCCGACGACATCGCCGTCACCGGGGCCACCGTCGTGCAGGGCACGGCCGATCCTCTGATCGAACTGGTGCTCGCACAGCGGCTGGCGGTTCGCACGGCCGAAGAGCGCGGCCTGGACCCTGACCAGCCTCGTCATCTGACGAGGTCGATCGTGCTCTCCTGA
- a CDS encoding ABC transporter substrate-binding protein: MHRRHARKISHYAAAGIATGALLLSGCAGSQGATELDPDADVTITWWTGQSDEAQTILEGLAAEFEELHPNVTIDISPGASSTEELLQKLSAGFAGNSYPNISYSFGAWASELESSQRTLDISEQVSDPDFGWDEFSEAARATVQPTGEKIIGFPALVDNISLFYNKTVFDQAGVDYPTEEWTWDEFRAAAKALTDPANETYGYAYSVSGSEETTWQFWPHLWQNGGEILSDDQKTAAFASDEGVEALEFLRQMAVDDKSIYLDQTDTKFAQLFAANRIGMMTSGPWQLWDLKTAKTDYGVTVLPGIDGDHQTVSGPDIWALFDTKDVNENHWSVELMKWLTAQEQDLRWNVAYGNLPLRASEIDTPEFQEQAAALPGLEIMAENNENAVNARPTVSGYVGLSEAIGGAISKVLQGQGTAEEALKDAAEKADQALARN; encoded by the coding sequence ATGCACCGTCGCCACGCACGAAAGATCTCGCACTACGCCGCCGCCGGCATCGCGACCGGGGCGCTGCTGCTCTCCGGATGCGCCGGATCGCAGGGCGCGACCGAACTCGACCCGGACGCCGACGTCACCATCACCTGGTGGACCGGCCAGAGCGACGAGGCGCAGACGATCCTCGAGGGTCTCGCCGCGGAGTTCGAAGAGCTCCACCCCAACGTCACGATCGACATCTCTCCCGGCGCCTCGTCCACCGAAGAGCTGCTGCAGAAGCTCTCGGCCGGATTCGCCGGGAACAGCTACCCGAACATCTCCTACTCCTTCGGCGCCTGGGCCAGCGAACTGGAGTCGTCGCAGCGCACCCTCGACATCAGCGAGCAGGTGTCCGATCCCGACTTCGGCTGGGACGAGTTCTCCGAGGCGGCGCGCGCGACCGTGCAGCCGACCGGCGAGAAGATCATCGGCTTCCCCGCTCTCGTCGACAACATCTCGCTGTTCTACAACAAGACCGTCTTCGACCAGGCCGGCGTCGACTACCCGACCGAGGAATGGACCTGGGACGAGTTCCGCGCGGCGGCCAAGGCCCTGACCGATCCCGCGAACGAGACCTACGGCTACGCGTACTCGGTGTCGGGTTCCGAGGAGACCACCTGGCAGTTCTGGCCGCACCTCTGGCAGAACGGCGGCGAGATCCTCTCCGACGACCAGAAGACCGCCGCCTTCGCGAGCGACGAGGGCGTCGAGGCGCTCGAGTTCCTGCGCCAGATGGCCGTCGACGACAAAAGCATCTACCTCGACCAGACCGACACGAAGTTCGCCCAGCTGTTCGCCGCGAACCGCATCGGGATGATGACGTCGGGACCGTGGCAGCTCTGGGATCTGAAGACCGCGAAGACGGACTACGGAGTCACCGTGCTCCCCGGCATCGACGGCGACCACCAGACCGTGTCGGGCCCGGACATCTGGGCGCTCTTCGACACCAAGGACGTCAACGAGAACCACTGGTCCGTCGAGCTCATGAAGTGGCTGACCGCCCAGGAGCAGGATCTGCGGTGGAACGTGGCCTACGGCAACCTGCCGCTGCGCGCCAGCGAGATCGACACCCCCGAGTTCCAGGAGCAGGCCGCCGCGCTTCCCGGCCTCGAGATCATGGCCGAGAACAACGAGAACGCCGTCAACGCCCGCCCGACCGTCTCCGGCTACGTCGGACTCTCGGAGGCCATCGGTGGCGCCATCTCGAAGGTCCTGCAGGGTCAGGGGACGGCGGAGGAGGCCCTCAAGGATGCCGCCGAGAAGGCCGACCAGGCGCTGGCGCGGAATTGA
- a CDS encoding alpha-glucosidase/alpha-galactosidase → MPTITFLGAGSVVFTRQLLTDLLRFPDLPTLDIALHDIDADRLEVARLTALSVARQLGRDIRVRASLDRRESLDGADFVINMIQVGGVAATRIDLELPAARGLRQTIGDTTGVGGVFRALRTFPVLSAIAQDMRELCPDAWFLNYTNPMAMNVWWMSEVAPEIRTVGLCHSVYWTVNDLCELVGVPLEGTHYRAAGVNHQSWLTEWSHDGEDLYPRLRERIEAEPDLQRRVRAEIFRRIGYYPTETSEHSSEYLGWFLRSDAQIERFRLEPLQYIGISEENVNEFHEAQRLLAAGQEVPLHEEGDAAEYAPQIIHSMLTGAPREIHANVVNHGLIDNLPERAVVEVPATVDADGVHPIAWGAIPAAGAALNRTYLSVADLTIRAALEGDPELVRRAVLIDPNASSTLTPDEIWQLCDELTAAHAELLPRALGGVL, encoded by the coding sequence ATGCCCACGATCACCTTCCTCGGCGCAGGCAGCGTCGTCTTCACCCGCCAGCTGCTGACCGATCTGCTCCGCTTCCCGGATCTTCCGACCCTCGACATCGCTCTGCACGACATCGACGCCGACCGGCTCGAGGTCGCGCGACTGACCGCACTCAGCGTCGCCCGCCAGCTCGGGCGCGACATCCGGGTGCGCGCCTCGCTGGACCGACGCGAATCGCTCGACGGCGCCGACTTCGTCATCAACATGATCCAGGTCGGCGGGGTCGCGGCGACCAGGATCGATCTCGAGCTGCCGGCCGCCCGCGGGCTTCGGCAGACGATCGGTGACACGACCGGCGTCGGCGGCGTCTTCCGCGCGCTGCGCACGTTCCCGGTGCTCTCGGCGATCGCGCAGGACATGCGCGAACTCTGCCCCGACGCCTGGTTCCTGAACTACACGAACCCGATGGCGATGAACGTCTGGTGGATGTCGGAGGTCGCGCCCGAGATCAGGACGGTCGGCCTGTGCCACAGCGTGTACTGGACCGTGAACGACCTGTGCGAACTCGTCGGAGTCCCCCTCGAGGGCACGCACTACCGCGCGGCCGGCGTCAACCACCAGTCGTGGCTCACCGAGTGGAGTCACGACGGCGAGGACCTCTACCCGCGTCTGCGCGAGCGTATCGAGGCCGAGCCCGACCTGCAGCGGCGAGTGCGCGCGGAGATCTTCCGCCGCATCGGGTACTACCCGACCGAGACGAGCGAACACTCGTCGGAGTACCTCGGCTGGTTCCTGCGCTCCGATGCACAGATCGAGCGCTTCCGACTCGAGCCGCTGCAGTACATCGGCATCTCCGAGGAGAACGTGAACGAGTTCCACGAGGCGCAACGCCTGCTCGCCGCAGGTCAGGAGGTGCCCCTGCACGAAGAGGGCGACGCCGCCGAGTACGCGCCGCAGATCATCCACTCGATGCTGACCGGTGCGCCACGCGAGATCCATGCGAACGTCGTCAACCACGGCCTGATCGACAACCTCCCGGAGCGCGCGGTGGTCGAGGTGCCGGCGACGGTCGACGCCGACGGTGTGCATCCGATCGCCTGGGGGGCGATCCCTGCGGCCGGCGCGGCGCTGAACCGCACGTACCTGTCGGTCGCCGACCTCACGATCCGTGCCGCCCTCGAGGGCGATCCCGAACTCGTGCGCCGTGCGGTGCTGATCGACCCCAATGCGAGTTCGACGCTCACGCCCGACGAGATCTGGCAGCTCTGCGACGAGCTCACCGCCGCTCATGCGGAGCTGCTGCCCCGCGCACTCGGCGGCGTGCTGTGA
- a CDS encoding DeoR/GlpR family DNA-binding transcription regulator — MATAFSTTSVAELGGSPKRSRRMAGILDTIAERGEVTLAELAEQFGSSAATLRRDLGALSDQGLIIRTHGGAKPAGSLAELPVALRDTRFQDAKRRIARAAAARLPRERHAVALSGGTTTASVARELVNHSDLTIITNSLSIASLAAPYPRLRVVMTGGILRPQSLELVGVLAEGTFSAINVGTAILGADGISADAGVTTHDETEARTNHAMVAKAQRTIVVADGSKIGRVALAQMAEVSDVDVLITDDSADAAELDRLRTMGVTVVIA; from the coding sequence ATGGCCACTGCCTTCAGCACGACCTCCGTCGCCGAGCTCGGCGGATCACCGAAACGATCTCGACGTATGGCGGGCATCCTCGACACGATCGCCGAACGCGGAGAGGTGACGCTCGCCGAGCTCGCCGAGCAGTTCGGCAGCTCTGCCGCCACGCTGCGCCGCGACCTCGGCGCGCTCTCCGACCAGGGACTCATCATCCGCACGCACGGGGGCGCGAAGCCGGCGGGCTCGCTGGCCGAACTGCCCGTCGCCCTGCGCGACACCCGATTCCAGGACGCCAAGCGACGGATTGCCCGAGCCGCAGCCGCGCGGCTGCCTCGCGAGCGTCATGCCGTCGCCCTCAGCGGCGGGACCACGACAGCCTCCGTCGCGCGTGAGCTCGTCAACCACTCCGACCTCACGATCATCACGAACTCCCTGTCGATCGCTTCACTCGCGGCGCCCTACCCGCGGCTCCGCGTCGTGATGACCGGCGGAATCCTGCGACCGCAATCGCTCGAACTCGTCGGCGTGCTCGCCGAGGGAACCTTCAGCGCGATCAACGTCGGCACCGCGATCCTCGGCGCCGACGGCATCTCGGCGGATGCCGGAGTGACGACGCACGACGAGACGGAAGCGCGCACCAATCATGCGATGGTCGCCAAGGCGCAACGCACGATCGTGGTCGCCGACGGCTCGAAGATCGGGCGCGTGGCGCTCGCTCAGATGGCCGAGGTGTCCGACGTCGACGTCCTGATCACCGACGACAGCGCGGATGCCGCCGAGCTCGACAGACTGCGCACGATGGGCGTCACGGTCGTCATCGCCTGA
- a CDS encoding CoA pyrophosphatase, translating to MSTQHPAGARAELIAAASGHSWGGPFPQLADPGSAHDAAVLILFGVLDRTPAPVADAAVARDLDVLLQRRAPSLSSHPGQVSFPGGRSEPSDADAVATALREAEEETGLDPAGVEILATLPEIPLAASNHLVTPVLAWWRSPSRVVAVDHAETVEVFRVPVAQLLDPEIRFTSTLHRMGRTFRGPAFDVDGTIVWGFTAMVLDALFTAAGWTVPWDESVERPIEL from the coding sequence ATGAGCACGCAGCATCCTGCAGGCGCCCGCGCCGAGTTGATCGCCGCGGCGTCCGGACACTCCTGGGGCGGCCCGTTCCCGCAGCTCGCCGACCCGGGCAGCGCGCACGACGCGGCCGTGCTCATCCTGTTCGGCGTCCTCGATCGCACGCCCGCCCCGGTGGCCGATGCCGCGGTCGCCCGCGACCTCGATGTGCTGCTGCAGCGCCGCGCCCCCTCGCTCTCGTCGCACCCCGGGCAGGTCTCGTTCCCCGGCGGGCGCAGCGAGCCGTCGGATGCGGATGCCGTGGCCACGGCCCTCCGCGAGGCCGAGGAGGAGACCGGGCTGGACCCTGCCGGCGTCGAGATCCTGGCCACGCTGCCGGAGATACCGTTGGCCGCGAGCAACCACCTCGTCACCCCGGTGCTGGCGTGGTGGCGGTCGCCGTCGCGTGTCGTCGCGGTCGATCACGCCGAGACCGTCGAGGTCTTCCGGGTGCCGGTCGCACAGCTTCTCGACCCGGAGATCCGGTTCACATCGACGCTGCATCGGATGGGTCGCACGTTCCGCGGGCCGGCGTTCGACGTCGACGGGACCATCGTCTGGGGCTTCACCGCCATGGTGCTCGACGCCCTCTTCACGGCGGCCGGGTGGACAGTGCCCTGGGACGAATCCGTCGAGCGCCCGATCGAGCTCTGA